DNA from Kitasatospora herbaricolor:
GGCGGCGCGAACTGGCCAGAGCCCTGAACGGATACCTCGCGCCATGACCTCAGCCACCGGCTCGACCGCCCTCGACGGCCGCCGCCGCGCGCGCGACCTCGACGAACTCGCCGCCGGGGACGGCCCGGTCGACGTCCTGGTGATCGGCGGCGGGGTCACCGGCGCCGGCACCGCGCTGGACGCCGCCTCGCGCGGGCTGCGCACGGTGCTGGTCGAATCCCGCGACCTGGCGTTCGGCACCAGCCGGTGGAGCTCCAAGCTCGTCCACGGCGGCCTGCGGTACCTGGCCTCCGGCCGGATCGGGGTGGCTCGGGAGAGCGCGGTGGAACGCGGCATCCTGATGACCCGCACGGCCCCGCACCTGGTCCGCGCCCTGCCCCAGCTCGTACCGCTGCTGCCCTCGACGGGTAGGGGCCGGGCCGCGCTCGTCCGGGCCGGATTCCTGGCGGGCGACCTGCTGCGGCTGAGCGCCGGCACGCCGGCCCGGGTGCTCCCGCGGGTCCGCCGGGTCGGCGCGGCCGAGACCGCCGAACTGGTGCCGGCCGTCCGCCGGGACGGGCTGACCGGCGCGCTGGTCGCCCACGACGGCCAGCTGATCGACGACGCCCGGCTGGTCGTCGCCGTCGCCCGGACGGCGGCGCAGCACGGCGCCGCGGTCCTGACCCGGGTCCGGGCGGACGAGGTCACCGGCACCTCGGCGCTGCTCACCGACACGCTCACCGGGCGGACGCTGCGGGTGTCGGCCCGGGCCGTCGTCAACGCCACGGGCGTCTGGGCCGGCGAGGTGGACCCCTCCATCCGGCTGCGGCCCAGCCGCGGCACCCATCTGGTCTTCGACGCGGCGGCCTTCGGGCACCCTTCGGCGGCGCTGACCGTGCCGGTGCCCGGATCGACCAGCCGTTTCGTCTTCGCGCTGCCGCAGCAGCTCGGGCGGGTGGTGGTCGGCCTGACCGACGAGGACGCGCCCGGCCCCGTCCCGGACGAGCCGGAGCCGACCGAGGGCGAGATCTCCTTCCTGCTGGAGACCGTCAACACGGCCCTGCGACGGCAGCTGAGCCGCGACGAGGTGCGCGGCGCCTTCGCCGGGCTGCGTCCGCTGATCGACACCGGCGGCGGCAGCACGGCCGACGTCTCCCGCAAGCACGCCGTGCTGGAGTCGCCCTCCGGGGTGCTCACCGTCGTCGGCGGCAAGCTGACCACGTACCGCAGGATGGCCCAGGACGCGGTGGACGCCGTCGTGC
Protein-coding regions in this window:
- a CDS encoding glycerol-3-phosphate dehydrogenase/oxidase → MTSATGSTALDGRRRARDLDELAAGDGPVDVLVIGGGVTGAGTALDAASRGLRTVLVESRDLAFGTSRWSSKLVHGGLRYLASGRIGVARESAVERGILMTRTAPHLVRALPQLVPLLPSTGRGRAALVRAGFLAGDLLRLSAGTPARVLPRVRRVGAAETAELVPAVRRDGLTGALVAHDGQLIDDARLVVAVARTAAQHGAAVLTRVRADEVTGTSALLTDTLTGRTLRVSARAVVNATGVWAGEVDPSIRLRPSRGTHLVFDAAAFGHPSAALTVPVPGSTSRFVFALPQQLGRVVVGLTDEDAPGPVPDEPEPTEGEISFLLETVNTALRRQLSRDEVRGAFAGLRPLIDTGGGSTADVSRKHAVLESPSGVLTVVGGKLTTYRRMAQDAVDAVVRARGLAAGPCRTADLPLVGAPRHRDSAPLPGDGAPASLTARHGGASRAVLDAATLARPLGPVAPGIDVTRAEVEFALTHEGALDAADVLDRRTRIGLVPADAERARPAVEEIVAAYRA